A region from the Desulfitobacterium dehalogenans ATCC 51507 genome encodes:
- a CDS encoding chlorophyllase/cutinase-like alpha/beta fold protein, translating to MKNKLSIFALCAALLMSGCGISTTASGGNAQPDHKVNPTQTVVNLERVHMNSLATSQYPYTVQEFDVGTGTYVSPAGKKMPYHLNGIIGVPEGSGPFPLVLITHGSHSNDNENLRFDTGYRYLVEALAEQGFVAVSMDMSKAYTWKYGDNDDREKSQYLAAEHLKSLMQAEKGEPKGYPVELAGKIDFGKIGLIGHSRGGETIFDIAEDMQNEGTPARALLCIAPTFLFADRTWPDAQVALIIPEYDGDVIGLDGFALYDVLGEKTQGEHLAVYLKGANHNYFNSNIQRNDGGMLASTMDLSDQLAREEQEAFLQAFAADFFYLTLQKEASLLPPDKAQPETMFGRKASVLYRNAQSRVLLAAGDTAGYTTENLQAETKKDAWYFKQDELLVDTITFGEGAQQSRQLLKLGWADAPGVFQLAPSVTDWKEYAALALDLVVDAADEKNRHQEYQRFAVRITDAQGNTARVNLPDQLQTLMRAQGELDFTPVFEEKIYFWSVKTPLASLILPLSSFEGVNLAEVKSLDLLFEDTPAGSLLIESVRLQ from the coding sequence ATGAAAAATAAGCTGAGTATTTTTGCTCTCTGCGCAGCCCTTTTAATGAGCGGATGCGGCATCAGCACGACGGCTTCCGGCGGCAATGCCCAACCCGACCATAAGGTTAATCCTACGCAAACAGTAGTCAATCTGGAAAGGGTTCATATGAATAGCCTTGCGACATCGCAATACCCCTATACTGTACAGGAGTTTGATGTTGGCACAGGCACCTATGTATCCCCTGCAGGCAAAAAGATGCCTTATCACCTCAATGGTATAATCGGTGTTCCTGAGGGCTCGGGACCCTTCCCTCTGGTGCTCATTACCCACGGCTCTCATTCAAATGATAACGAAAACCTTCGCTTTGACACAGGTTATCGCTATTTGGTTGAGGCCCTGGCCGAACAGGGTTTTGTAGCGGTATCCATGGATATGAGCAAAGCTTATACCTGGAAATATGGTGATAATGATGATCGCGAAAAATCCCAGTATCTGGCGGCGGAGCATTTAAAGAGTTTGATGCAGGCAGAAAAGGGTGAGCCAAAGGGCTATCCTGTGGAGCTTGCTGGAAAAATTGACTTTGGCAAGATTGGCTTAATCGGACACTCCCGAGGTGGTGAAACTATTTTTGACATTGCCGAGGATATGCAAAATGAAGGAACGCCGGCCCGCGCACTGCTCTGCATTGCACCGACCTTCCTGTTTGCCGACCGTACCTGGCCGGACGCCCAAGTCGCTCTGATTATTCCCGAGTACGATGGTGATGTGATTGGACTGGACGGTTTTGCTCTGTACGACGTACTGGGTGAGAAGACACAAGGAGAACACCTGGCGGTCTATCTCAAAGGAGCCAATCATAATTATTTTAACAGTAACATTCAGCGCAATGATGGGGGGATGCTGGCTTCAACCATGGATCTCTCGGATCAGCTGGCTCGAGAGGAGCAGGAAGCGTTCTTACAAGCATTTGCGGCGGATTTCTTTTACCTCACCCTGCAAAAGGAGGCATCACTTTTACCTCCTGATAAAGCTCAGCCCGAGACAATGTTCGGCAGGAAGGCCTCGGTGCTCTACAGAAACGCTCAGAGCAGGGTGTTGTTGGCGGCTGGGGATACAGCCGGCTATACCACAGAAAACCTGCAGGCAGAAACAAAGAAAGATGCCTGGTATTTTAAGCAAGACGAGCTATTGGTGGACACCATCACCTTCGGAGAGGGAGCGCAGCAATCCCGACAGCTTTTGAAGCTGGGTTGGGCGGACGCTCCCGGGGTTTTTCAACTAGCCCCATCAGTGACGGACTGGAAGGAATATGCCGCATTGGCTCTCGATCTTGTGGTTGATGCCGCGGATGAAAAGAATAGACATCAGGAATATCAGCGCTTTGCAGTACGCATCACCGACGCTCAGGGCAATACGGCCAGAGTAAATCTACCCGATCAATTACAGACACTTATGAGAGCACAAGGGGAGCTTGATTTCACACCGGTTTTTGAAGAGAAAATTTACTTTTGGTCGGTTAAGACACCGCTGGCAAGCCTGATACTCCCCCTATCTTCTTTTGAGGGTGTAAATCTCGCCGAAGTTAAATCCTTAGATCTATTGTTTGAAGATACCCCCGCAGGCTCCCTCCTGATCGAGTCGGTACGGCTACAGTAG
- a CDS encoding threonine/serine exporter family protein produces MNWTALYASFFATMAFGVLFNVPRKSLLTGGLVGMLGWAIFVTLTVNMKINIITATLFAAFSVATVSQILARRYKMPVTVFSISGIIPLVPGGMAYDTIRQFIENNYTEGVRLGTITLLIAGSIAFGLIFSGVITETFSRKRVYPKPNLPGR; encoded by the coding sequence ATGAATTGGACCGCACTTTATGCAAGTTTTTTTGCCACCATGGCTTTTGGAGTATTGTTTAATGTTCCTCGTAAAAGTCTCCTCACCGGCGGCCTCGTGGGGATGCTGGGCTGGGCTATCTTTGTAACCCTTACGGTGAATATGAAAATAAATATCATCACCGCCACTTTGTTTGCCGCCTTCAGTGTCGCTACCGTCAGTCAAATCCTTGCGCGACGGTACAAAATGCCGGTTACGGTCTTTAGCATCTCCGGCATCATTCCTCTGGTTCCCGGAGGGATGGCCTATGATACTATCCGGCAATTTATTGAAAACAATTATACGGAAGGAGTCCGTTTAGGCACCATCACCCTTCTCATCGCCGGCTCCATTGCCTTTGGGTTGATTTTCTCCGGTGTTATTACGGAAACCTTCAGTCGAAAAAGGGTATATCCTAAGCCGAATCTGCCTGGCCGGTGA
- a CDS encoding threonine/serine exporter family protein, giving the protein MNSTIGEIMEVCLLAGKIMLQSGAEIYRIEDTMNRIARTCAVPEAHSYVTPTGIFLSLQGQERDQEQTKFLRIYERQIDLNKIVSVNEISRKLSEKELTIQQAYDALLTIEKSGFLYPFWLQLIAAALASGFFSLAFGGTIIDFLPSVAAGGLGFLLYAKSNRRIAVKFFSEIFAAFTIGFIAYFFYYLGIDIQIDKVIIGSVMPLVPGVIITNAVRDLMAGDLVAGLARGTEAFLTAFAIGTGVAVVLAVLM; this is encoded by the coding sequence GTGAACTCAACCATTGGGGAAATCATGGAGGTCTGCCTTCTGGCCGGTAAAATCATGCTGCAAAGCGGGGCGGAGATCTATCGGATCGAAGATACCATGAACCGTATTGCCCGTACTTGTGCGGTTCCTGAAGCTCATAGCTATGTTACACCCACAGGAATTTTCTTATCCCTTCAGGGCCAGGAGAGGGATCAGGAGCAGACTAAGTTTCTGAGAATCTATGAGCGTCAAATTGATTTGAATAAAATCGTCAGTGTCAATGAAATCTCCCGCAAATTAAGCGAGAAGGAGCTTACCATTCAGCAGGCCTATGACGCTCTTTTAACTATCGAAAAATCCGGCTTTCTTTACCCCTTCTGGCTGCAGCTCATCGCGGCAGCTCTGGCCAGCGGCTTTTTCAGTCTGGCCTTCGGAGGAACCATAATTGACTTCTTGCCCTCAGTGGCGGCTGGTGGATTGGGGTTTTTACTCTATGCCAAATCCAATCGCCGCATTGCCGTAAAGTTCTTCTCCGAAATCTTTGCTGCCTTTACCATCGGCTTTATTGCTTATTTTTTCTATTATCTCGGTATTGATATTCAGATCGACAAAGTCATTATTGGATCGGTCATGCCTTTAGTGCCCGGTGTGATCATCACGAATGCTGTCCGTGATCTGATGGCCGGGGATCTTGTCGCAGGACTTGCCCGTGGAACTGAAGCTTTCTTAACAGCCTTTGCCATCGGTACTGGAGTAGCGGTGGTTTTAGCTGTGCTAATGTAG
- the argC gene encoding N-acetyl-gamma-glutamyl-phosphate reductase: MKVGIIGATGYTGQELARLLQNHPEIELAYLGSSSNSGAVYEEMFPQFSGLRSSQGMGSGLGTGKLDNEQVPDLDVLFCALPHGLTADRTAQWLNRGIKVIDLGADFRLKDATVYENWYKVKHPAKELIPGAVYGLPELYRDKIVGKALIANPGCYPTATLLALAPLLQKGLLQKDGLIIDAKSGVSGAGRGVTLGNHFSEVNENFKAYGVASHRHTPEIEQQLTEAAGSELLVNFTPHLVPMTRGILATIYAQVTPGVTEADLKVCWQEQYEGEEFVHILPEGIWPQTKFASGSNHSFLQLKVDSRTGRAILISSLDNLVKGASGQAIQNMNLICGLPENMGLKMRGLWP, translated from the coding sequence GTGAAAGTAGGAATTATCGGAGCCACAGGGTATACAGGTCAAGAGCTGGCGCGTTTACTCCAAAATCACCCTGAAATAGAATTAGCATACTTAGGCTCCTCCAGTAATAGCGGAGCAGTCTATGAGGAGATGTTCCCACAGTTTTCAGGGTTAAGGTCTAGTCAAGGTATGGGGTCAGGGTTAGGAACAGGGAAGCTGGATAATGAGCAGGTGCCGGACTTGGATGTTTTGTTCTGCGCCCTTCCTCATGGACTTACAGCAGACCGAACTGCCCAATGGCTGAACCGAGGCATTAAAGTCATCGATTTGGGAGCAGATTTTCGCCTCAAGGATGCAACAGTTTATGAAAATTGGTATAAAGTAAAGCATCCTGCTAAAGAGCTGATTCCTGGAGCAGTCTATGGTCTTCCGGAATTGTATCGGGATAAAATTGTGGGAAAAGCCCTCATAGCCAACCCCGGCTGCTATCCCACAGCCACCCTCTTAGCTTTGGCTCCACTACTCCAAAAAGGGCTGCTGCAGAAAGATGGACTGATTATCGATGCCAAATCCGGAGTTTCCGGAGCGGGACGTGGTGTTACTTTGGGAAACCATTTCAGTGAAGTCAATGAGAATTTTAAAGCCTACGGAGTAGCCAGCCATCGCCACACACCGGAGATTGAGCAGCAATTAACGGAGGCAGCAGGGTCAGAACTCCTGGTTAATTTTACCCCCCATCTAGTGCCTATGACTCGGGGAATCCTTGCCACCATCTATGCCCAGGTTACACCCGGCGTCACAGAGGCTGACCTTAAAGTCTGCTGGCAGGAGCAGTATGAGGGAGAGGAGTTTGTGCATATTCTTCCGGAGGGAATCTGGCCACAAACAAAATTCGCTTCAGGAAGCAATCATAGTTTTCTCCAGCTTAAAGTGGATTCACGGACCGGGCGGGCTATCCTGATCTCCTCACTGGATAATTTGGTCAAAGGGGCCTCTGGGCAGGCCATTCAAAATATGAATCTGATCTGCGGACTGCCGGAGAATATGGGGCTTAAAATGAGAGGACTTTGGCCATAA